The sequence below is a genomic window from Glandiceps talaboti chromosome 14, keGlaTala1.1, whole genome shotgun sequence.
CATTAGTCCAATTTTGATTGTATCGCCGACGATCTTGGCCGTCGCCGGAGATATTATTATCCAGTGTGCGACCGTAAATAAAGCTAACGTGTGACAAAGTGCACACATTCGTAGTGCTGACACGCTGTTACATTTTCCTGGCATTACGAATTCCGCAACTAATATTACAACAAGCCCCGGCACTTCCCTGATGTTTAGACGGACTAGTGCTACGTTGCTGGTTGCATAGCTGGTATTATTTTGCTCCCGGTTTCTTCTTAATGGTGAGTATCGTGAACCAGAAAGCGTCCATCTTCTTTCCGCGGGAGCAGTTTACAGTATAGTATAACGCTGCGTGGACGAAAATCGGTGGTCACAATGTCGAATTTCTTCAATATAGATACGTGGTTTGTGGCGCGCGTCGCACGTCATCGAAGTGCGTACCGCGCGCGTTCTTCGAATTCAAATCTGAATCAGTCACATGACCCAATCCGAGACAGACGTTGCTATGGGGAACCAGTGTTACCTTTGTGACAGCTAACAGTTCAGACAGTTACGAACCTTCGACAGTGCTATCCAACGGTCGACTGAACTCCTCTAAATATCAAGAGGAAAATTTCGCCGTGATAGAAGGAGAAGTCCGAAAATTCCCATCGAAAGATGGGACGTCGGATAAAGGAGTTGCTGTTGGCGTTCCTCGCCATACAGCTTTGTCTACCGCCGCCGTCATGTGGACTCGGAGCTAACGACACAATTCGCATCGGCTTCCTGCTGCCACTACCGGGCATGTGTTCGGATCTAGTTGGCTTTGACGTGGCTGCCGGTGGTTTCCACTTGGCGGTCGAAGAAATCAACTCACAGGATCTTTTATCAGGTATGCTTAATGAAGGAAATATTCAAATAACGTTAGAGGcgccaatcaaatcaaatacaacgcgtataattttgaaatgtaatatatacagtacGTGATTGCAATATTTGATACCTTTTTAACTATGTCATATTTACAGGAATGACACTGGAATATGATTGGACGAATATCAATAATGTTTCACACGGACTTGATGCTGTAGTTGAATACTGGAATGGAGGTTACACTGGTCTGGTCGGCACTGGATGTGAGTGTCTCCATGTTGCCCGTACATCTGCCGCTCTTAAATTTCCGATCTCAGGCTACGTAAGGATCTATATGTTATTGTTTTACCCTgtgctttatttatttatttatttatttatttattcaattatttatttatttatttatttatttatttatttatttatttatttatttatttatttatttattctttatttatttatttatttattcattcatttatttatttatttatttgtttgtttgtttccttgtatgtatgtatgtatgtatgtatgtatgtatgtctgtctgtctgtatgtatgtatgtgtgtgtatgtatttatgtatgtatggatgtatgtatgtatggatggatggatggatgtttgttttgtttttgtttttgttatctaATCGATGCAACAATATGTGCCATAACTGTATTATTTTTAACTTGGTTTATACAGGACAACTTTACAGACACTGTTCACAATACAATTAACTGTAACACATTTTATACCACTGAAGTCATGATTTTTTAAGTCTGGAAAAGTGCAAACATGTTTAACTTTTATGTAGTGTTCTCTGTAATGGGGTTGGGTAAGCTGTAATACGTGACATTCACAGGAAAAAGGCAACAGTTGTACTATATGTTTTTAGAACGTGGTATTTGCTTATTGTCTTGAGTTcgtttttctttttctttttcttttttttttttggtttgggTAGTTGCATTTGGTTATACATGGTTTTCATTTGGATGATATTGTTCTCGTCTTCgacgtcgtcgtcgtcgtcgtcgtttttattgttgttgttattgttgttgtttttgttgttgttgttgttgttgttgttgttgttgttgttgttgttgctgctgctgctgctgctgttgttgtttttgttttgatagGGTGTATTTACCAggatatttgaatgtttactgcTAATATACACCGGGATTAACTGTATTTGCCATTAACACTGCTGTGACTTTACTAACTTTCTCTCTTCATATTTGACCTCGTAATTTCCTATTCTACCAAACGACACATTTTATGTTATGAAAGTTGCATTTCCCTTATTCAATGACAGGGATGTGAACATGTCGAAGCTCAAGGTCAAAAGTTTATCGACTTCGGAGCCTTCTTCAGAACCAACCCACCAATGTACTTCGCTGTAGATGCCATTTTGACGATCCTGACTGAGTATTCATGGAATCGGGTCAGTGTCGTGTCTGTTTCAGATGACATCTACTATGAacgactgactgacttactgttGACTAAGTTGGAGGACGATGAGGTGACGTTACAACACCATAAAACGTTCCCAGCTTCGTATGTGCCCTATGAATCAACGGACCCATGGAAGGAAATCATCGCAGAAATTCGGACAACTACAAGAAGTGAGTTCTCAAGTTTATTTTTTACTTCTGTTCATGTTGATTTTGCCCTACACATGACTcattatgtatgaatgtatcTGTTGATTTGTAACGAATATCTTGTAACGAATATCAAAAACGTAATGCTACACGAGTAGACTGTTTCACAAGTAACTGCATATTTGCTTCGTTCTTTATTGAGTTTATAGCGATATCAAATACATTCCCTTTCTCCTTTCCCTTTAGTCTACATATTCATCGGCGATGTACCACAAATGCGGAAATTTGCTGTTGAAATGCAAAATGCGGGCGTCCTGAATGGTGACAATATCATTATAGCGCCCTCACTGGACTACAAATACTACGGAACGCAAGATATCCACATTGGTAAGTTTGCAATATatgtacacagtacagtcaGATCGTGGATTGGTGTCAGTGTGTTTTCCCACTAAGACAACGTTGCCAATTTGAACAATCGAtcatgttattttgattttggCCTGTAAATTAAGTTTCGGAGTCACAAAAATATAAGTAAACGATGAACTAATGATGAGATATTTCCATGAAAAGGCTGGGGGGAAATGAGCTATATCTGCCATGTATCTGGTGTCGTAAGATTAACATTGAGGCCTCTACATAACATTCTATTTCTGCATGTGGCTTCTCTCTTCGATCCTTTCACGAATTTTCGCTAATTTTGCACTACATTCCTTGATTTTGGGCTGACGCAATTTTCGTggttgtgaaaaaaaaatctgtcaaAACTAAAAATATCTTAAATTCTAACagccaaatgaaaaaaatagtgaGTTTTCGATAAGCCGAGAAACCCTCTTTTAAGCCGCAgtccctaaacattttttacatgcaaaaatgtaaaattttgacaatttacttctaattTGTTGTAGATTTCCTTATCAAAGTATCTTTGGTCCTTTTTTTAATCTCTTGTCATATCAGCCTGTATCAGTGTAGTCTGcaaattgtgtttgtctacttctgaatcccataattgtcttcatttactttacattcacatttacacctcatcaactgttacggAAGTTTGTAACCAACGAGAATCTTTACCTGGTtcgaagtaattttttttaaatgtgtaaaataaaataaattccaacctacctaccctattttctgaagtcatattatcagaaactttttttttgcctaatcaAAAGCTCCCTTTTCAACGACGAAAAACAGTTTCTTTTCGTTGGAATTGTTACATGGTTCATGTACGTTAACTCATATAAGGCATTTTGAATATCTGTTACGGGTTCTTTAGATGAGTACTTTATGTTTGCAATGTTCAACCTCTGTAGTATCTGGAACCGGAAGTGACGACAACGCCGCTGCGACAGAAGCCATGCGTTCGGCACTGGTTATTCGTCTAAAACAGCACTCCCTCAGTGAGAGTGACTTCGAATATTTCCGTGACGAGGTGGTCAGTCGGACGAAGCAATATTTTTACAACGATATGTCTGTCGATGTTGAGGTAAAATTGAaactttaatatatttgttttccattACTGTAACTAAAACGTTACTGGCAAAATGTTGACACATATTGGTTTGCCTTGGCTTGGTAGTCATAGAAACAAGTGTCCGAAAGCTATGAATAAGATACTTTTCTATTTAGTTAGTTGAATTTTCTAAAAGCCTTTCTAAAGATACTCCTTTTACTTATTAGCTAGTCACAATTAGTACTTCCCATGAAAACACACCATTCTAGCTTCTTTCCATATATTCAAATAGTACACGTTCACAAGCTTGACCTGTTGGCCTATTTACACAACTGTGTACGGATcacatgtaacatttttttcGGATAACAGCACATCAAATAAAGGCCACCCATGGACTGAAAAATAAATCTGAAAACTGAATACGTTACCTTCCTCAGTCACTGAGATTTTAAAGCCCCCAAATCCCGCACAAAAAGGGCGAGAATTACCAAGAGTTGCCATTATGGTGAGAGATTCAAATTGAACGGGAGTGAAAGTGAACTAAGTTTGTGCAATCCGGTAATTCAGTATCCACTGGCAATATTCTAAATTACTATTTGTAAGCTTTTGAGCAAAAAGAAAGCAAATCACAGTAATATCATCATCCATTTTTTCTTATATAATAATAACGTTGGTTTTTTATACAGCAGTTTTCCACTCCTTGTGTCatgcactttacaattattatccctgaCACGtatctatagcagcacaacgaccctttacttcctcaactccctggggagcaggCAATTCATTGCAGCCTCTATGAGCGCATAGGATTGaggcattcacattgcaacctctatcctaccaggtctcaAATATGGGTTGACTGATGACGTAAATCGTGATTCAAATCTTACCCTGGGACTTTAGCCATATAGAAACAAACGGACCTCGGtgaggctcaaacctgcaaACCTGCAGATTCTGATGCAAGCcaggccactctaaccattcgaaAATCATGACTCCGCGTTATCTTTTAAATTTGATGCACATGTCAACCATTTCTCTCAACAGTATCAACATAGGGCGTTCTTTGCCTATGACGCTGTGCATTTCTTGGCCCGTGCCATTCGCGATGCAATTGAAGATGGTACCAAAGTCGATGGTAATGGAGTGAATGTGATCAAAAACTATGCCGTTAACAAATACCAAACAAGTAAGAACAAAACATTATATAGTGGTCAGAGGATCCGGTTACACATGTATGAGAGTTCTACAgcagatttcaaaataccatgcagctgctctgtttgatacagtcaCACAGAAAATGTTAAGAAACttcacatgctacactttaagatagcaagattgaatgaatacagtttcttgcaacgtGTTGTCTAATTGAAATGAACTGACATTCCACCATGCGGACATCGAATCTAAACATTAGCACCTGCATGCCTGCGTCTTTCTGCAACTTACATTAGTTTCAAAGGTTTATTTATGTTTAATTCGGACTAAATTATAGGAATAAATTGTTACCTTGTTGTCTTAAAGtatagcatgtgtagtttcctATTGATTTCTGTatggctgtatcaaacagagctgctGAACGGTAGTTTGAAAGCCACTGTATCACAATGTATTAATTTAGggaagaggagaagaatggacaagatgtctttatttagtcataGACCCCACACATATATAAttgtcaataaagagagaattatatacagcatGAAAAAACTAGCCACggaaagaaggaaagaaaagttttatacaccacaaaaatcagtcagtcaatttatcaatatcacacaaaaacaaGTTCTTATGTAACCACAAACATTATCAATCAGTCAACCAATTACTTGCCTGCTGATCCCTGTGGTGCTACCCGGTCATCAACTTTTTCCCATAATCTTTTTTATTTGGGTGACCTCTGACCGCTGCTACTCTTTAACGATCGAAGGTAAGATAATGTGCCGTATTTACTAAGTCCGGTAGTCTCATCTCtgaacacatttttttcatttcaggtCGAAATGGCAATACAGTGATTCTTGACATTCTCGGCAACATACTTCCAGAGTACGATTTACTGAATTTACTAGTTTTGACAGCTAGTGATGTGGATGGCCCTTCATTGACAACTGGTGAGGATCGAGGAATGATTCCTGCTGGTGAGGTCATAGTTACCCCCGGAGTAAAATATGTCACGGTAAGCTGTTCTCATTAAGAATAGTAAGTGTAGATCCAATCCATGAAGTAAATGTTAAAGCAAACATATCAAGCATGGCTTCATTGAACATGCGTTCCTTTCTCGTTTGCTCAGACTACCCTCACATGAGGGTGGTGCCCCTTGTTCGAGGACGTATTACCAGGTTTACCACACAGTAATTCATCTACAGTTATTTCTTCAGCTTTCTGCTCACATCTGTCGAATATCCGTGCCTATTTCGTTTGCTCTGCCCTCATGTGATGGTGACGCCCGCTGATCGAGGACGTATTACCGGGGGTGCCACATACTAATCCATCTACAGTTATTTGTTCTGCTTCCTATTCTCACACGTACACCTATCGATTGCTGAGTGTCTGAAAATACTCCAATATGACTTACATCACAGAGAATTACCATTTCAACAAACCTGAATGTACCATGGTCTTAAAACCAATTTTGGTCTGTGCGCTGTGGATTATTTTTGTTTCTCTTAATTTCCTTTCATCTAATTGTTCtgtaattattatcattattattttgagtAAGGACATATTTGTTCAGCTCAGCGAATTCATtgatgttgtgttgtgttgtgttgtgttgtgttgtgttgtgttgtgttgtgttgtgttgtgttgtgttgtgttgtgttgtgtatctGTTTTTTGGTTTGTATTTAATTTCGTTTCTTTTACCAATACTTAATGTAGTATCATTGTGTACTTTCAGACATATACAGAACTGACCCCTGGTATTGACTGGCCTAGTGGATCAGTTCCACTTGATATACCGAAGTGTGGTTTCTATGGggaaaaatgtacatgtaagtaaaatTGCACTGGTATTTAATAGCCATCGTATCGTGTCGTATCGTATTGTATAGTGTCGTATCGTGCCGTGTCTTATTGTATCgtatctaattgtattgtatcgtatcgtatcgtatcatgtcgtatcatatcgtatcgtatcttATAGTATTTTATCATTTCGAATCGCATAGTATAGTAATGTAAAGTATTGAAtcgtgtagaattgtattgtattgtattgttgtacatTGGGTTACattgtgttacattgtattattgcatgatactgtattgtattttgtattgtattgtattgtattgtattgtattgtattgtattgtattgtattgcattgtattgcattgtattgtattgtatgtgttCACTACAATGTGAATATCATACGTACAGTATCGagaattgtattgtattgtattgtattgtattgtattgtattgtattgtattgtattgtattgtattgtattgtgtggtatggtatggtattgtattgtattgtattgtattgtattgtattgtattgtattgtattgtattgtattgtattgtattgtattgtattgtatatgtgAATATCATACGCACAGTATCGAGCATGAGCCGCAAACTAACAAAACGTCATCAAAGATATAGAATCGAATTACAACCAGGTGTTTTATCATTGAAAGATATTGACGAATGAGCACGGATTAGAAACCACAATCAAAACAAcattaattataaattatttagatTATACGTTTTAGATTTCAATACAACTTAGCACTAACTATGAATTTATGACATGAATCGAACATAGAGATACATTACAACTTCAATAAATTGcacattgtttattttaataacgTTGGTTCTTATCTCCAGTGGTAAAGTATGTCACGATTGGCTGCGTCGTTGGCGGCGTGCTTCTCATCTTACTGCTTTCATTCTGGTACTATAGGTAAGTACATGTCAGTGTTATACTCTTCTGTTTTTGTCTTCTAAAATCGTATTGGGTATGAAATGAAGACTCAGTCTGCAACAACTTATGTATCCttcctttcaaaaatatttctcaTTATAAGCAATGTAAACAAAAATTCACTCCCATTTCTCAGATCAATGCTTACGAAGCCCCCCAAAAAgggccattttcaattttaacatTTCCAAAAATAGCGTTAGTTGCACAAGTTGGCATGTCTGGCTCAGGAGAGATGTATCATTACCAACTGAACACATTTTAGTTATGTTTGCTAATTCTCGTAGGtctgatttaggaatgttataccatatgataatgatatgatTCGTAATTTGTTTCATCACTACAGGCATAGGAAATATGAATCTGATTTGGACAGTATGGTATGGAAGGTTGATTGGAACGACGTACAGACACGAAGTGATCAACGGAATTCCCAGGGATTTTCCATGAAGAGTATGGTAAGTATCAGAGAACGATGGGAAATGTAAAAACAAGTTGCTTGGGAAGAGTGTATATTGTAATCCAAAATGATTGTTAAAATGTTAAATCAATATAACATAAATTTCGTGTGTGAACATTTAAGCAAAAATCGTTGTATCTAGTGTTCTTGCAATTGTACAACATTGCAAGCAATCGAGAATACGTTTAACGGAAGTTACCTGCCAAGGCCCATACGTCACTTCCGCCCAAGCTTCTATCGATGCCAGCTCCATCCTAAAGATTGACAGTGGTTTAAAGCAACGCATTTTATCTCGTTTAGCAGTCACATTTTCAATTCCCAAAGTATCATTTCCCTTTAACAGCATTGGTTCCTTTAATTGTTGGTGTTGCAGTTGCAGTTGTCatcactgtttgtttgtttgtttgtttgttatttgataTAAGTCCATTAAATAGATTTAAGTTGTGTTTTTCTTCCATTGTTAACAGGTCATGAGTACAATTTCAATGATTACCAACCAGGAGACCCAGCAAATATTTGCCAAGATTGGCACCTGGAGGGTAAGCAATTACTTTTaataatatttgatttatttcttcAAAGTAAATCAAAGCCAAATGTATTTCGTTTCTTGACGCTGTGACAGATATATGGTAACGCTAACGGTTATTGTGATCTCTCGTGAGAAAAGTCAAATACTGCTTATTTCATGTTAgtattcactggctctgttGGATACACAACCCCACAGAAATAAACTACACACTCTACACTTAAAAGTAGCAAGATGGCAACTCTTTCTACATTTGTCTaagatgaaataaaccatttaagcatactgcaactagacacagacatgcaggcgccaatgttttgatgtctgcatttgatgtctgtatggtggcatgtgtagttcattttatttagacaaaatgcagcaagaaactgtattcattcaatcttgctatcttaaagtgtagcatctGCACTTTCttagagccagtgaacactaacatgaaacgggtGGTAATTTATTGATAATGAAGAACATATTATACCGTTACTGAAACATATAACATTTATGCATactattaatattgttattcTGTTATACACTAGGGTAACATTACGGCCATAAAGGTAGTCAACAAAAACCGAATCACCCTGAATCGCCGTATCCGCCAAGAATTGAAGACGGTAAGTGGATGATATATTTATTGCAACTAAAGCATCTCGTGATTACCCAAGAAACCTTCCATCTCTGAGCAAAAATTTAGTGCGATATAAAGACCGCGTCGAATTTGTGGCATAGTGACGTCACACTTTACTATCAAGGAGATTATCGTCACAATATCACATGTAGATTTGATTTAGGCTCAGTATAACTTGCAAAATGTGTTGTTTAGGGAATACATACCTTGTGAAAATAAGCAAGTGAACTAGACTTCTCAAAGCTCTGCATTTGAAATTGTCAACGAGTTTTTATTAGTAGACAAAGATAAAaactttgtttactttctcttgTCTGTCCGTTTTCTATTTTATAGATGCGTGATATGAATCATgacaatatatgcaaatttaccgGTGCTTGTGTGGAGAGTCCTCATATTTGTATTCTCATGGAGTACGCCCCCAAGGGCAGCCTAGAGGTAAGCTGGAGGTTTCGATAACACATGTATGAAGACAATAGCTAACCGAACATAAATATAGACATATCGGAGATGGTTTGTAAGGAAAAAGAGTTGACAAAGCTATTCAATTGACGACGAAAGCATTGTGGACCCTGGATTACAGATAAAACTTTCCATATTATTCTGACGACATCaaaatgacgtaattttttGGCGGGAACCTGCGCTAAACCATCTTACGACGGTGAGCAGCAGAAATGATCCAACTTTTTGCGCGACACTAGCTACATCATAACCTAAAGTCTACTCTAATTTTAACCGTTACCGCTACCGGTTATTAGCAACagaaatgatataaatattggGCGAGAATAAAAACGAACTTTTTGTTGACATGAAAAGTGTCACTAAGTTTAATTCTGGACGGGAAAAGAAAGAGTCATCAACCAATTTGTTTTCATGACAGTGAGTGAAAGTATCAAAAACTTTACTTTGGGCGGGAAAATAAAGAGTCGTCAACCTTAACCTAACaatctatttttttttgacGACAGGATATTCTGCAGAACGATGACCTACGACTGGATGATATGTTTCGATCGTCCTTGATTGCTGATTTGATCAAAGGAATGATCTATATTCATCAGAGTGCTATCAAATCACATGGCAACCTAAAATCGTCTAACTGCGTCGTTGACAACCGATTTGTTCTCCAAATTACCGATTATGGACTTCACCTGTTCAAGAAAGGACATGCTGTTGAAGACCATGGTGAATATGCAAAGTATCAAAGTAAGCCACTGTCTATAATGATAACGATTACATAAAATGAGAAAAATGAGTCTATAAATATTTTTATCTAagtttatctatatatatatatatgtatatataggtCCGATCCGTGTCGTGGTTTGCTTCAGTGCTGTGAGGTGCGGTGTGGCATGCAGCAGTGCAGTGCAGCGAAATGAAGCACAGCACAGCGTAGCGTAGTGTAGCGTAGCGTAGCGTAGCGTAGTgaagtatagtgtagtgtagtgtagtgtagtgtagtgtagtgtagtgtagtgtagtgtagtgtagtgtagtgtagtgtagtgcagtgcagtgcagtgcagtgaaGCGAAGTGAAGTGTAGCGTAACATGTATAgtgtagggtagggtagggtagggtagggtagggtagggtatggtagtgtagtgtagtgtagtgtaatgtaatgtagtgtagtgtagtgtagtgtagtgtagtgtagtgtagtgtagtgtagtgtagtgtagtgtcaaTACTAAATTGTAACCTAATTGTACTCCATCTGTTTTGTGATAGGTTTACTGTGGCGAGCACCTGAACATCTCCGTGAGGGCGCTGACACACCACCTGAAGGATCACCAAAGGGAGATGTATACTCTTTCTCTATCATATTACAAGAGATCTATTCTCGTGCCGGACCTTACAACGAGAACAGCCAGGGCCCAAAGGGTGAGTCTCctgttacatgtattgtgtattatATGAACAAAGGCGGAAATGACGTACGGGCCTTGCTGGGGAACTTATATTGTTGTCGAATGCTTTTAATGTCAATTTACGCCAACAA
It includes:
- the LOC144445691 gene encoding speract receptor-like, which gives rise to MYFAVDAILTILTEYSWNRVSVVSVSDDIYYERLTDLLLTKLEDDEVTLQHHKTFPASYVPYESTDPWKEIIAEIRTTTRIYIFIGDVPQMRKFAVEMQNAGVLNGDNIIIAPSLDYKYYGTQDIHIVSGTGSDDNAAATEAMRSALVIRLKQHSLSESDFEYFRDEVVSRTKQYFYNDMSVDVEYQHRAFFAYDAVHFLARAIRDAIEDGTKVDGNGVNVIKNYAVNKYQTSRNGNTVILDILGNILPEYDLLNLLVLTASDVDGPSLTTGEDRGMIPAGEVIVTPGVKYTYTELTPGIDWPSGSVPLDIPKCGFYGEKCTLVKYVTIGCVVGGVLLILLLSFWYYRHRKYESDLDSMVWKVDWNDVQTRSDQRNSQGFSMKSMVMSTISMITNQETQQIFAKIGTWRGNITAIKVVNKNRITLNRRIRQELKTMRDMNHDNICKFTGACVESPHICILMEYAPKGSLEDILQNDDLRLDDMFRSSLIADLIKGMIYIHQSAIKSHGNLKSSNCVVDNRFVLQITDYGLHLFKKGHAVEDHGEYAKYQSLLWRAPEHLREGADTPPEGSPKGDVYSFSIILQEIYSRAGPYNENSQGPKDIVGKLIECTDPPFRPTINTVNQNAPQCVLTAMRDCWDEEPMLRPTFSKVKEILRPLQKGLKPNILDNMIAIMERYTNNLEDLVEERTEDVRKEKKRVETLLHRMLPPSIAAQLTKGEQIQPESFEKVTIFFSDIVGFTALSAASTPIQVVNLLNDLYTCFDAIVSNYDVYKVETIGDAYMLVSGLPIRNGINHAGQIASAAWHLLESIHTFRVRHRPEEKLKLRIGIHSGSVVAGVVGLTMPRYCLFGDTVNTASRMESNGLPLKIHVSPECHEVLVQIGGFDLEERGLVAMKGKGEILTYWLVNQDPSYKIEKFKPPVQDF